The Calditerrivibrio nitroreducens DSM 19672 genome window below encodes:
- a CDS encoding efflux RND transporter permease subunit, which produces MNNKNHLSSFFINRPVTTILISLSIIIFGLFAYFKLPVNDLPSVDFPTIEVSATLPGASPETMASSVALPLEKEFSTIDGITSMVSTNTKGSTRITIQFKLEKDIDVAAQDVQTMIAKALRNLPSDMPSPPSFRKVNPADLPIFYIAVSSKTLPLYKVHEYADTFIAQQISTLSGVAQVNIYGSQKYAVRIDLKPEKVFSLGLSFDEIASTIKKYNPKLPTGSLYTPFKNFIIDSSGKPSDATGFSEIIVRNRDNKILKLKDIADVYDSVENNKVASWYKDTRAIVLAIQRQPGSNTLEIVDSIKKKLPVLKNQIPGSINIDILYDRTISIRESVNDVKFTLILTIGLVVLVIFIFLRNLIATIIPAVTLPIAIIGTFMSMYLLGFSVNNLSLMALILSVGFVVDDAIVMLENIFRHIEMGKKPYQAAIDGAREIYFTIISMTLSLVAVFIPVLFMKGILGRLLNEFAITISVAILISGFVSLSLTPMMASRIIKVSESKTHGRIYNFFEKVFNFLLKLYKISLLKVLNYKKTVILFFFLTTFLTIYLFYHMPMGFLPNDDIGQLFVVTEAAPGSTFEEMAGYHKKISRILLEDKNISGFMSSIGVGGASSSENSGRFFITLKPKKERKMNAEKIAASLRSKTANIPGIKVFVQNPPPIRIGGSLTKSQYQFVLTGSDIDELFNNAKRFEQDLSKLNILQDVTSDLELKNPQLSININKEKCSLYGVSPEKIEQVLQYSFSDYQVSTIYGSTNQYKVILNVGSQFQSDTEKLSKLFVLSPNNSMVQLSNLVQIKETLGPLTVNHMGQLPAVTISFNLKEGVALSEAVKEIEKLATKNLPSSISTSFQGTAQAFQSSTQGLWILILLAIVVIYIILGVLYESFIHPLTILSGLPSAGLGAILVLKLMGYDLNIYGFVGLIMLLGIVKKNAIMMIDFALEAERKKNIPPLDAIVEGAFIRFRPIMMTTFAALVGAIPIAIGIGAGAEARKSLGIAIVGGLIISQVITLYITPVIYYYLDKISKKIVK; this is translated from the coding sequence ATGAATAATAAAAACCATTTAAGCTCATTTTTTATAAATCGTCCGGTCACCACAATCCTGATCTCTCTTTCTATAATTATCTTTGGACTTTTTGCATATTTTAAGCTTCCGGTAAATGACCTACCATCAGTGGACTTCCCAACGATAGAGGTCTCCGCAACACTCCCCGGTGCAAGCCCTGAAACTATGGCCTCCTCCGTTGCACTTCCCCTTGAAAAGGAGTTTTCAACGATAGACGGTATAACCTCAATGGTCTCAACCAATACGAAAGGGAGTACAAGAATCACAATTCAGTTCAAGCTTGAAAAAGATATAGATGTAGCCGCCCAGGATGTTCAAACCATGATAGCTAAGGCACTCAGAAATCTCCCATCAGATATGCCGTCCCCCCCATCCTTTAGAAAAGTAAACCCTGCGGATCTTCCAATATTTTATATTGCTGTATCATCAAAAACTCTCCCCCTGTACAAAGTCCATGAATATGCAGATACATTCATAGCCCAGCAGATCTCCACTTTGTCTGGAGTGGCACAGGTGAATATTTATGGTTCCCAAAAATATGCTGTAAGAATCGATCTAAAACCAGAAAAGGTCTTTTCATTGGGGTTAAGTTTTGATGAAATAGCTTCTACGATAAAAAAGTATAACCCCAAATTACCCACTGGGTCGCTTTACACACCTTTTAAAAATTTTATAATAGACTCATCAGGTAAACCATCAGATGCCACTGGTTTTAGTGAAATTATAGTAAGAAATAGAGATAATAAAATATTGAAACTCAAAGATATCGCTGATGTCTACGACAGCGTTGAAAACAATAAGGTAGCCAGCTGGTACAAAGACACAAGAGCAATAGTGCTCGCCATCCAGAGACAGCCCGGAAGCAATACACTGGAGATCGTGGATTCCATTAAAAAGAAACTACCTGTTTTGAAAAATCAGATCCCTGGTTCTATAAATATTGACATCTTATACGATAGAACAATTTCAATCAGAGAATCGGTAAATGATGTTAAATTTACCCTCATTCTTACGATTGGTTTAGTGGTGCTCGTTATTTTTATCTTTTTACGAAATCTTATCGCAACCATAATACCTGCAGTAACCCTTCCTATTGCAATAATTGGCACCTTTATGTCGATGTATCTTTTAGGGTTTAGTGTAAACAATCTATCTTTGATGGCTCTGATCCTATCGGTGGGATTTGTGGTGGATGATGCAATAGTAATGCTTGAAAATATATTCAGGCATATCGAAATGGGGAAAAAGCCATACCAGGCTGCCATCGACGGAGCAAGAGAAATATATTTCACAATAATTTCGATGACACTTTCCCTTGTGGCAGTTTTTATCCCGGTTTTATTCATGAAGGGTATATTGGGAAGGCTTTTAAATGAATTTGCCATCACTATAAGTGTTGCCATATTAATATCCGGATTTGTTTCTTTAAGTCTCACCCCTATGATGGCAAGCAGAATTATAAAAGTTTCCGAAAGTAAAACTCATGGAAGAATATACAATTTTTTTGAAAAGGTATTCAACTTCTTGCTAAAACTTTACAAAATATCTTTATTAAAAGTGTTAAACTACAAAAAAACGGTAATTCTTTTTTTCTTCCTTACTACTTTTCTTACAATATACCTGTTTTATCATATGCCAATGGGATTTTTACCGAATGATGATATAGGGCAGTTATTTGTGGTTACAGAAGCAGCTCCAGGTTCAACATTTGAAGAGATGGCAGGGTATCACAAGAAGATAAGCAGAATTTTACTTGAAGATAAAAATATAAGTGGATTTATGTCTTCAATAGGTGTGGGGGGAGCCAGCTCAAGTGAAAATAGTGGCAGGTTTTTTATTACTCTCAAACCTAAAAAAGAAAGGAAGATGAATGCCGAAAAAATTGCAGCATCGTTGAGATCCAAAACAGCAAATATCCCCGGTATAAAAGTATTTGTACAAAATCCACCTCCCATAAGAATTGGAGGTTCACTCACCAAAAGTCAATACCAGTTTGTCCTTACCGGAAGCGATATCGATGAACTTTTTAACAATGCAAAAAGATTCGAACAGGATCTTTCAAAATTAAATATATTACAGGATGTAACAAGTGACCTTGAGCTCAAGAATCCTCAGCTATCCATAAATATAAACAAAGAAAAATGTTCTTTATACGGCGTATCACCTGAGAAAATAGAGCAGGTTCTTCAATACTCTTTCTCTGATTATCAGGTATCCACAATATATGGATCAACCAATCAGTATAAAGTGATATTAAATGTAGGTAGCCAGTTTCAATCAGATACAGAAAAATTAAGTAAGCTATTCGTCTTATCCCCAAACAACAGTATGGTGCAATTATCAAATCTTGTGCAGATAAAAGAAACTCTCGGTCCCCTTACTGTAAATCACATGGGGCAACTTCCTGCCGTTACTATATCCTTTAATTTAAAGGAAGGTGTTGCACTGAGCGAAGCTGTAAAAGAGATCGAAAAACTTGCAACCAAAAACCTCCCTTCATCTATCTCCACATCATTTCAAGGAACTGCGCAGGCTTTTCAGTCATCCACCCAGGGTTTATGGATACTTATACTTCTTGCAATAGTTGTCATCTATATTATACTTGGAGTTCTATATGAAAGTTTCATCCATCCCCTAACGATACTTTCCGGTTTACCTTCTGCGGGACTTGGTGCAATATTAGTATTAAAACTTATGGGTTATGATCTAAATATATACGGCTTTGTTGGACTTATAATGCTTCTGGGAATCGTAAAAAAGAATGCTATAATGATGATAGATTTTGCCCTTGAAGCAGAAAGAAAGAAAAATATACCTCCACTTGATGCAATAGTGGAAGGTGCATTCATCAGGTTTAGACCTATAATGATGACTACGTTTGCTGCATTGGTGGGAGCAATTCCTATAGCAATAGGAATCGGAGCAGGAGCTGAAGCAAGAAAATCATTGGGTATCGCTATAGTCGGAGGGCTGATTATATCACAGGTTATTACCTTATACATCACTCCTGTAATATACTACTATTTAGATAAAATTTCCAAAAAAATTGTAAAATAG
- the fliP gene encoding flagellar type III secretion system pore protein FliP (The bacterial flagellar biogenesis protein FliP forms a type III secretion system (T3SS)-type pore required for flagellar assembly.), producing MLVLLTVLLFVPLSYAADPIPLPAFRFGVEGATAPKDVAVTLQIIFLITILSIAPAILIMMTSFTRIIIVFSFLRSAMGTQQTPPNQVLIGLALFLTFFIMSPVFSEMNKNALAPYLDGKIAFTDALKEAKKPLRKFMLENTRKKDIMTFLQVSKSPMPKTVDDIPDMVLLPAFVTSELQTAFEIGFLLFLPFLIIDFVVSSVLLSMGMMMLPPVMISMPFKILLFVLVDGWNLIVMSLVKSFM from the coding sequence ATGTTGGTTTTACTTACTGTCTTGCTCTTTGTACCTTTATCCTATGCCGCAGACCCTATCCCTCTGCCTGCGTTTAGATTTGGTGTGGAAGGGGCCACAGCCCCAAAAGATGTGGCTGTCACGCTGCAAATAATTTTTCTTATAACCATTCTTTCAATTGCTCCTGCTATTTTGATTATGATGACATCTTTTACAAGGATAATTATAGTTTTTTCTTTTTTGCGGAGTGCAATGGGGACACAACAAACCCCTCCAAATCAGGTTTTAATAGGTCTTGCTCTATTTTTGACATTTTTTATTATGTCGCCAGTATTTTCTGAAATGAATAAAAATGCCCTTGCCCCGTATCTGGATGGTAAAATTGCTTTCACGGATGCTTTAAAAGAGGCCAAAAAGCCTTTGAGGAAGTTTATGCTTGAAAACACTAGAAAGAAGGATATCATGACATTCCTTCAGGTATCAAAATCTCCTATGCCAAAAACTGTGGATGATATCCCTGATATGGTTTTGTTGCCTGCTTTTGTCACAAGTGAACTACAGACGGCATTCGAAATTGGATTTTTACTTTTTTTGCCATTTTTAATAATTGACTTTGTGGTTTCAAGTGTTTTGCTTTCTATGGGGATGATGATGCTTCCTCCTGTGATGATTTCAATGCCATTTAAAATTTTGCTGTTTGTTCTGGTTGATGGTTGGAATCTAATAGTGATGTCACTTGTAAAAAGTTTTATGTAG
- a CDS encoding FliM/FliN family flagellar motor switch protein, with product MDKEYVIKHFSDVIMDVTVELGRKLCTIGELLSWEQGTIIKLNKTSGEVVDMLVNNKPLAIGEIMVLDEKFAFRLSDIQTKAALTEMKKDRLYE from the coding sequence ATGGATAAAGAATATGTTATAAAGCATTTTTCTGATGTAATAATGGATGTGACTGTTGAGCTTGGACGGAAATTATGCACAATAGGTGAACTCTTAAGTTGGGAACAGGGGACGATCATAAAGCTAAACAAGACTTCTGGTGAGGTTGTGGATATGCTTGTGAATAATAAGCCTCTTGCCATTGGTGAAATTATGGTGCTTGATGAAAAATTTGCTTTTAGATTAAGTGATATTCAAACTAAAGCTGCTCTAACTGAGATGAAAAAAGATAGATTGTATGAGTAG
- a CDS encoding flagellar basal body-associated FliL family protein — protein sequence MAEEKEGKAEEGGGKKKSPLKLIIILVVVLVLLVGGGLAAYLFLFKSKSADHNAVAKEEKAPAKEEKAKKDKKSGEKAKTVVYSMGAIIVNLADQGVQRYLKVQIAVELDNPKLEEEVKKREPQIKDIIISVLSSKTVSDVNTPQGKIALKQEILKRANMVLTEGEITDLFFSEFIVQ from the coding sequence ATGGCTGAAGAAAAAGAAGGGAAAGCTGAAGAGGGTGGTGGTAAGAAAAAATCCCCTTTGAAGCTTATTATAATACTTGTGGTGGTTTTAGTTTTACTTGTGGGCGGTGGTCTGGCGGCATATCTATTTTTATTTAAGAGTAAATCAGCTGATCACAATGCTGTTGCCAAAGAGGAAAAAGCCCCTGCTAAAGAGGAAAAAGCTAAGAAGGATAAAAAAAGTGGTGAAAAAGCTAAAACTGTTGTCTACTCCATGGGAGCGATTATAGTCAATCTTGCGGATCAGGGGGTTCAGAGGTATCTAAAAGTTCAGATTGCTGTTGAGCTTGACAACCCAAAGCTTGAAGAAGAGGTGAAAAAGAGGGAGCCACAGATAAAAGATATAATAATATCCGTTTTATCATCGAAAACAGTGTCAGATGTGAATACGCCTCAAGGTAAAATAGCGCTCAAACAGGAGATATTAAAAAGAGCAAACATGGTTCTTACTGAAGGGGAGATTACGGATCTATTTTTTAGTGAATTTATAGTACAGTAG
- a CDS encoding TolC family protein, translating into MKICFKALILSLFLPIIASAENVSDLGDLILIALKNNPGLKAAYSQKEIYKNKSKQIDSSLLPQINLTGGYSRASPLPSVNATKDSNNSYDLYSLGVDLKVNLYDFDKIKNLSKSYEFLERSSEYDFFSVKSQIITNVTINFFRLLQAKENLTVAVQTRDNLLNHLKMAQQFYLSGMKPKYDITKAEVNLSNAELNIIKAQNSIKIIESELRKSIGVDNVSFEINDYEIKINETPNLDNLTEKGLIKRAELLSIREKIKSSESTLKATKTNYYPAFSLESSYLRSGNHPEMDRDGWNIGIKFNFPLYNGNLTNYQINEILANISYLKYTEQVLMQSIKNEIEIAFYNLQESVKKYKISEKILKQAEENYEIAKGRYNAGLSTPIELSDAEIELEKGRLNRISSKYDYLISEALLKKAVGELDE; encoded by the coding sequence ATGAAGATATGTTTTAAAGCTTTGATCCTATCCCTTTTTCTACCCATAATAGCCTCAGCTGAAAATGTGTCGGATCTTGGAGATCTTATCTTAATTGCGTTGAAAAACAATCCAGGTTTAAAAGCAGCATATAGTCAAAAAGAGATATATAAGAATAAATCGAAACAGATAGACTCCTCTCTACTACCCCAGATAAACCTGACAGGGGGATACAGTAGAGCATCCCCTCTGCCTTCGGTTAACGCAACAAAAGATAGCAACAATAGTTATGACCTATATTCATTAGGTGTTGACTTAAAGGTGAATCTATACGACTTTGATAAAATAAAAAATCTCTCTAAAAGCTACGAGTTTCTGGAAAGATCATCAGAATATGACTTTTTTTCGGTGAAATCACAAATTATAACAAACGTTACGATAAACTTTTTTCGTCTATTACAGGCAAAAGAAAATCTTACCGTTGCCGTCCAGACAAGAGATAATCTTTTAAATCATTTAAAAATGGCTCAACAGTTTTATTTAAGTGGGATGAAACCAAAATATGACATCACAAAAGCAGAGGTAAATCTATCCAATGCAGAATTAAACATCATAAAGGCCCAAAATAGTATAAAGATAATTGAAAGCGAATTAAGAAAGTCAATCGGAGTAGATAATGTATCTTTTGAAATAAATGATTATGAAATAAAAATAAATGAAACACCAAATTTAGATAACCTTACAGAAAAAGGTTTAATAAAACGAGCAGAATTACTATCCATAAGGGAAAAGATAAAATCGAGCGAATCAACACTAAAAGCTACAAAAACAAACTATTACCCAGCCTTCAGTCTTGAGTCATCTTACTTAAGATCCGGAAATCATCCAGAAATGGACAGGGATGGGTGGAACATAGGTATCAAGTTTAACTTTCCTCTGTACAACGGCAATCTAACCAATTATCAAATCAATGAGATTTTAGCAAATATATCGTATTTAAAATATACCGAACAGGTTTTGATGCAATCCATAAAAAATGAAATAGAAATAGCCTTTTATAATCTTCAGGAGTCGGTAAAAAAATATAAAATATCTGAAAAAATATTAAAACAGGCTGAAGAAAATTATGAAATTGCAAAAGGGAGATACAATGCAGGGCTAAGCACCCCCATCGAATTATCAGATGCTGAGATTGAGCTGGAAAAAGGCCGATTAAACAGAATCTCATCAAAATATGACTATTTGATATCAGAAGCATTGCTAAAAAAAGCAGTAGGAGAGTTGGATGAATAG
- the fliQ gene encoding flagellar biosynthesis protein FliQ: MNPDLVLSLTTKALEVALMLAAPMLLFGLIAGLVVSIFQAVTQIQEMTLSFIPKILAVVIALVIFFPWMMDTMISFTINLFTNINSYIGK; encoded by the coding sequence ATGAATCCTGATCTGGTCTTGAGTCTTACGACAAAAGCTCTGGAAGTAGCTTTGATGCTGGCGGCTCCTATGTTGCTATTTGGACTTATAGCTGGATTGGTGGTAAGTATTTTTCAAGCTGTAACCCAGATTCAGGAGATGACTCTAAGCTTTATCCCTAAAATTCTTGCGGTAGTTATTGCTCTTGTGATATTTTTTCCATGGATGATGGATACCATGATATCATTTACTATTAATCTTTTTACAAACATAAATAGCTACATAGGTAAATAG
- a CDS encoding tetratricopeptide repeat protein yields MKRVYYLIVIIFLLVACGKKDKPKPLDNITAKKPIAPIEESKNEKIDAGTQYLLNGNFEKAIEFYNKGLEENRAVAFYNLGVVNYLLGKYKDSEEYFRKAIYENKEFKPAYINLAASLVKLDRIGEAVETVSKIEPSNAKEYLIVAELYAKAGDVAKAYYYFKKLEGSKDITPAGLISYGLFLKGIVEEAKGDELIDKGIKKLEEMESKDYDDFYQLGLAYHAIGDYGKSIYNLKSALNVKKTYEASEMLMKIYESQGKYDLAAILAEDLVGLNPSMKSYLYYIDNLIKSSNYDEASNVVNESLSKFDKSFEVYKIAHKFYILKGDLVNAHKVAKLVYDKLRDDSALLFYIRHSILYDYNLNEARKLLPQLKSPKYIAIAKGFLYLKEGSFSQAEKIVNDIKDDKDPDYNYIKAFLLLKSREYDSVEKHIDNMEDIPERFFYKFIFYYNTKQFGKLAELSLKNVKYIKNLKRYPRVGFRLQPTLEDLNFVFEFRPDFETILRLILTPMFIDPEEMTSYLSAGYNLLQQSDQVAALKELKKSVNFSEGIRHNNTAVKYMLEFDYESASKELTEAANYLGDNPIVYFNIGLLMLNLGNIEKAYEFFDSVLLNNKFIFPAYLGKAVCLSYQDERVRVFAQYDMLISNYNILENNEKSQAKKYHYYKLLAMLGYKKYDELIGTIKDNDPLIYKSIKNMAILFKTGDYKNYLKNENHFFRNKTINALLTLYYGDTLIDYPTNDRVSDYMMHYLALLKNKDHKLAVHRVDKYLLIEDIKYDIFYRKDTILENLRRLRKLDSNDVNLYKLSLYYFTLKKDVINAELSLQNLKKYNMDKQGYYYQMLYHFLTNNSFNLSKSINKYIEVAPNDYRGYMVELLKGFKENNLQTAYDNGIRLEKSVLKNEKIPLEIVLNEF; encoded by the coding sequence ATGAAAAGAGTCTATTACTTAATAGTCATTATATTTTTGCTGGTGGCGTGTGGTAAGAAAGATAAGCCTAAACCTTTGGATAATATTACTGCAAAAAAACCTATAGCACCAATAGAGGAATCTAAAAATGAGAAGATAGATGCCGGTACTCAATATCTATTAAATGGAAATTTTGAAAAGGCAATAGAATTTTATAATAAAGGACTTGAGGAGAATAGGGCCGTTGCTTTTTATAATCTTGGGGTGGTAAATTATCTTTTGGGTAAGTACAAAGATAGTGAAGAATATTTTAGAAAAGCAATATATGAGAATAAAGAGTTTAAACCTGCCTATATAAATCTTGCCGCATCTTTGGTTAAACTGGATAGAATAGGCGAAGCGGTGGAGACTGTTTCAAAAATTGAGCCGTCAAATGCCAAAGAATATCTAATCGTAGCAGAGTTATACGCTAAAGCTGGTGATGTGGCTAAAGCCTATTATTACTTTAAAAAGCTGGAGGGTAGCAAAGATATAACACCAGCAGGATTAATAAGTTATGGCTTATTTCTAAAAGGTATTGTAGAGGAAGCTAAAGGTGATGAACTGATAGATAAAGGGATTAAAAAACTGGAGGAGATGGAAAGCAAAGATTACGACGATTTTTATCAGCTTGGATTAGCATATCATGCTATAGGGGATTATGGAAAAAGTATATATAATCTTAAATCCGCATTAAATGTTAAAAAAACTTATGAAGCTTCTGAAATGTTGATGAAGATCTATGAATCTCAGGGAAAGTATGATTTAGCTGCAATTCTGGCGGAGGATCTGGTGGGTTTGAATCCATCAATGAAAAGCTATTTATACTATATCGACAATCTTATTAAATCTTCGAATTATGATGAAGCATCAAATGTGGTGAATGAATCGTTATCGAAATTTGATAAAAGTTTCGAAGTTTACAAAATTGCACATAAATTTTATATCCTCAAAGGTGATCTGGTAAATGCTCATAAGGTGGCAAAGCTGGTTTATGATAAATTAAGAGATGACAGTGCACTGCTTTTTTACATAAGACATTCTATTTTGTATGATTACAATCTAAATGAGGCAAGAAAGCTTTTACCTCAATTGAAAAGTCCTAAATATATAGCTATTGCTAAAGGATTTTTGTATCTAAAAGAGGGAAGTTTTTCTCAGGCTGAAAAAATTGTAAATGATATTAAAGATGATAAGGATCCAGATTATAACTATATAAAAGCTTTTTTGCTTCTTAAAAGTAGGGAGTATGACTCTGTTGAGAAGCATATTGATAATATGGAGGATATTCCGGAGAGGTTTTTTTATAAATTTATTTTTTATTATAACACAAAACAGTTTGGTAAGCTTGCAGAATTGTCTTTGAAGAATGTTAAATACATAAAAAACTTAAAAAGATATCCGAGAGTTGGATTCAGGTTGCAACCGACACTGGAGGATCTCAATTTTGTTTTTGAATTTAGACCAGATTTCGAAACTATTCTGAGATTAATTCTCACACCTATGTTTATAGACCCTGAAGAGATGACATCATACCTTTCTGCTGGTTATAATCTACTTCAGCAATCGGATCAGGTTGCAGCATTAAAAGAGCTGAAAAAGTCTGTGAATTTTTCCGAAGGGATAAGGCACAACAACACTGCTGTGAAATATATGCTTGAATTTGATTATGAATCAGCGTCAAAAGAGCTTACGGAGGCAGCTAATTATCTTGGGGACAACCCAATTGTCTATTTTAATATAGGTTTATTAATGTTAAACCTTGGAAATATAGAGAAGGCTTATGAATTTTTTGATAGTGTACTGCTAAACAATAAATTTATTTTTCCTGCTTATCTTGGAAAGGCTGTATGTCTTAGTTATCAGGATGAAAGGGTTAGAGTTTTTGCTCAGTATGATATGCTCATCAGCAATTATAATATATTAGAAAATAATGAAAAATCTCAGGCAAAAAAGTATCATTATTATAAACTGCTGGCTATGCTTGGATATAAAAAATATGATGAATTAATAGGAACAATTAAAGATAATGATCCATTAATTTATAAATCGATCAAGAATATGGCCATTTTATTCAAAACGGGTGACTATAAAAACTATTTAAAGAATGAAAATCATTTTTTTAGAAATAAAACTATAAATGCATTATTGACATTGTACTACGGCGATACCCTTATAGATTATCCCACAAATGATAGAGTGTCTGATTATATGATGCACTATCTTGCATTGTTAAAAAATAAAGATCATAAACTTGCTGTTCATAGAGTGGATAAATATCTTCTTATTGAAGATATCAAATATGATATTTTTTACAGGAAGGATACAATACTTGAAAATTTAAGGAGATTGAGGAAACTCGATAGTAATGATGTTAATCTTTATAAGTTATCCCTCTACTATTTTACACTTAAAAAAGATGTAATTAATGCAGAATTGTCACTTCAGAATCTTAAGAAATATAATATGGATAAACAAGGATATTATTATCAGATGCTTTATCACTTCTTAACGAATAACAGTTTTAATTTAAGTAAATCTATCAATAAATATATTGAAGTAGCCCCAAACGATTATAGAGGCTATATGGTGGAGCTGCTAAAAGGTTTTAAAGAAAATAACTTGCAAACGGCTTATGATAATGGTATTAGATTGGAAAAGTCGGTGTTGAAAAATGAAAAAATACCATTGGAGATAGTATTAAATGAGTTTTAG
- a CDS encoding efflux RND transporter periplasmic adaptor subunit, with the protein MNRLVLYILSLLIFITACSQNQNDVKQKSKQEKPVAVVIETVKKTDIPIVYETFGQIVAKNSINLTSKVSGKIEKIFFNEGDFVKKGQLLVKIDCLTLEKSIKQAEAILQKDLAILENAKKNASRYEELVQKGYAAQVDLDNAQTSLNTALATVEADRANIEYLKSQLSYCTIRSPIDGKAGEILLDPGNYIKENDKPITTIYQITPIDAEFSLPEEYLDKINQYLKGNKKINVELFSQKGEKIEDGYISFIDNTVDRTSGSFKLKATFKNSSARLWPGEFVNIKVHFDILKDVYVVPLKAVQKGQSKDFVWIISDNNTASIRNIHQKYVYKELAVVDNLSEGEKVVVDGAIKLRPNAKVETRVKKNNE; encoded by the coding sequence ATGAATAGATTAGTGTTATATATCTTATCATTGTTAATTTTTATAACCGCCTGTTCACAGAATCAAAACGATGTAAAACAGAAATCAAAACAGGAAAAACCTGTTGCCGTCGTTATAGAAACAGTAAAAAAGACCGATATCCCAATAGTATATGAAACATTCGGACAGATTGTAGCTAAAAACTCAATAAATCTAACTTCAAAAGTTTCTGGAAAGATAGAGAAAATCTTCTTCAATGAAGGTGATTTTGTAAAAAAAGGGCAGCTGTTGGTCAAAATTGACTGTTTAACCCTTGAAAAATCGATAAAACAGGCTGAAGCAATACTACAAAAGGACTTAGCAATTCTTGAAAATGCAAAAAAGAATGCTTCAAGATATGAAGAACTTGTCCAAAAAGGGTACGCAGCACAGGTGGATCTTGATAATGCACAGACATCTTTAAACACAGCCTTAGCCACAGTAGAAGCAGATCGGGCAAATATAGAATATCTAAAGTCACAACTATCCTACTGCACAATAAGATCCCCCATAGACGGCAAAGCAGGAGAAATCCTTTTAGACCCAGGAAATTATATCAAAGAAAATGATAAACCTATAACAACGATTTACCAGATCACACCAATAGATGCAGAATTCAGTCTACCGGAGGAGTACCTTGACAAAATTAATCAATATCTAAAGGGAAATAAAAAAATAAATGTGGAGCTATTTTCCCAGAAAGGTGAGAAAATTGAAGATGGATATATATCATTTATTGACAATACAGTAGATAGAACAAGTGGATCATTTAAACTAAAAGCAACCTTTAAAAACAGTTCGGCAAGATTATGGCCGGGAGAATTCGTAAATATTAAAGTACATTTTGACATTCTAAAAGATGTTTATGTTGTTCCACTAAAAGCTGTTCAAAAAGGTCAATCCAAAGATTTTGTATGGATTATAAGTGACAACAATACAGCATCAATAAGAAACATCCATCAAAAATATGTCTATAAAGAATTAGCAGTTGTGGATAACCTGAGTGAAGGGGAAAAAGTGGTAGTCGATGGTGCCATTAAACTAAGACCCAACGCAAAGGTGGAAACCAGGGTGAAAAAAAACAATGAATAA